GGCTGAATATTGTGACCGGGTATGTATTATGACTGAAGGGAGAATTGTGGCCCTGGATACCCCTGATAACCTGATAAAGTGGCATCAATGCAATACAATCGAAGATGTCTTTATCAAACTTGCCAGGAATCGTGAATAAATGAGACGATTTATAGGTTTTCTGAAAAAAGAATTTCTCCACATTTTTCGTGACTCACGGACCCTTGTGGTCCTGTTTGGAATTCCGATTGCACAACTTCTGATTTTTGGATTTGTTATCGTGAACGATATCAAGCATATTGATGTGTTAGTTATAGATCATTCAGGTGATGAAGTGACACAAGATATGATTCAAAAGTTATCAGGCAACCCCTATTTTAATATTGTTTCCAATCGAAACGATGAACGGTATGAAGATTTGTTTAAAAAAGGAACCATTCAGGAAGTGCTTGTTTTCGAAAAACAATTTGCTCGGAATTACATCCAGGGAAATCCGGCAACTGTCCAATTGCTGGCAGATGGATCAGAACCGAATACAGCACATCTGATTGTCAATTATACCCAGGGTGTCCTTCAGTCATATCTCTCCAATTCCTATTCTGACCAGTCAATTCCCGGTTTTTATGTCCGGATGTTTTATAATGAGGAGCTTCGGAGTCCCCATGTGTTTGTCCCCGGGACCATGGCTTTAATTCTGATGCTCATATCCGCCATGATGACATCCATCTCCATAACCCGGGAAAAGGAAATGGGTTCAATGGAAATTCTGCTGGCATCACCCATGAGACCTGCCCAGATCATTGCAGGAAAAGTCCTGCCCTACTTACTATTATCAGTAATCAATGCCGTGATTATAATTGCCCTTGGTTTTTATGTTTTTCACGTGCCTATTGAGGGAAGTCTCATCCTTCTATTGGCAGAATCTATATTATTTATTGCCATGGCTCTGGCTTTGGGAATCATGATCTCAGCCGTATCGCCTAATCAGCAGGTTGCCATGATGATATCGATGTTTGCTCTGATGATGCCAACAATGCTTTTATCGGGATTTATTTTCCCAATCGACAGCATGCCCATCCCGCTTCAGTGGTTTAGCATTTTAATGCCACCCCGATGGTTTATTGTCATTCTGAAACGCATCATGTTGAAAGGGGTCAGCTTTACGTATGTCTGGAAAGAAACAGCCATAATTTCTGGTATGTTTATTTTCTTTCTTGTCGTGAGTATCCGGAAATTTAAAATCAGGCTGGAATAGAAGATGAGACAACTGCTCACATTGATACGGAAGGAATTCATACAGATATTTCGCAATCGTACGATATTGCCCATTATTTTTCTTATGCCATTGCTTCAAATGGCTGTCCTGGTATTTGCCGCGACTTTTGACCTGAAACATATTGACATTGCCGTGGTAGATCCCAGACCAACTCAGTCATCCCGGCAGATTATTGCTTCATTACAAGGCAACCCGCTATACTCTGTCAACACATTTACCCATGTGGCAGATGCTGAAAAGTATTTTCTCATGGATGAAAAAGATCTCATTCTTGTCTTTCCCATCCACTTTGAAAAAAAGACGTTTGATAAGGGTTTTGAGGTTCAGATTTTAGCTGATGCAGTTAACAGCCGGAGTGCCCAACTGGCAGTCGCCTATTTACAGGAAACGCTAATAAAACATGTCCCCGGAATTTTTATGAATGTTTCCGGATTGTCAGAAAGAACAACGCAAAAAGCCCGGATAAATGTGATTCCCCGCTATCTATATAATCCTGATTTGGATTATAAGCAATATATGTTTCCCGGGTTGATTGTGGTGGTAACCTCAGCTGTTGGAATTTTCCTGACAGCCTTCAATATTGTCAGGGAAAAAGAAGTCGGTACGATTGAACAAGTAAATGTGAGTCCTATCCATAAAACAGTCTTTATTGTAGGGAAACTGATTCCTTTTTGGATTATTGCCATATTTGAAATGTCCTTTGGATTGCTCATCGGACATTTATTTTATGATATAACCGTTGCAGGCCCACTGGGAGATTTGTTCATTTTTACCGTAGCATATTTATTGTTGGGATTGGGACTTGGGCTTTTACTCAGCACATTTGCTCATACACAACAACAGGTGATGTTTCTAAGCTGGTTTTTTATGATGATTTTTATTTTGATGAGTGGACTCTTTACATCCATTGAAAGCATGCCCCTTTGGGCTCAAAAAGCAAATATTTTAAACCCAATGGCCCACTTTATGAAGGTCATCCGAATGATCATGTTAAAAGGGTCCACTCTATCAGATGTCCTCCGGACCTTTCTTTTTATTCTGGGCTATGCCTTTGTCGTCCTATTGGCAGCTGTTATCAGGTACCGTAAAAATGAGTGATAAGGGATGGGTCGGATAGCTAAGGATCGGTTTTCAGGCTGTCCTGACTAAAATCCAGGGCGGCAGAATTGATACAATAACGCAATCCTGTCTTGCCGGGTCCATCCTCAAAAACATGACCTAAATGGGCATCACATTGGGCACATTTCACCTCTGTCCGCTGCAACCCATATCTGAAATCAGTTTTGGTCTTAATATTTTCTGACTTTAACACATCGGTAAAACTGGGCCATCCGGAACCTGAATCATATTTTGTTTCCGACGAAAACAAAGGATTTCCACAAACTATGCAGACATAGGTTCCCTCTTCCTTATTGTAAAGATATTTTCCCGAAAAGGGTGGTTCAGTACCGCATTCTACAGCAACATGATAGGACTCAGGTGACAAATTTTTGTATAATTTCTGTTTATCTTGATCACTCATATTTTCTCCTGATACAACAGCATTGGCCATCAGAATTATGATCGCAATAGCTGTCAGTTTTGATAGATTCATGTAATACCTCACATTGAACAGTAGATATTAGAAAATATTATTGCCTGATTGTTACAAAATCACGATTTATATCATCACAGCCCAATCAACTCTCAACTCTAAACTCCAACTCAATACTCAGCACTCATCACTCATCACTCTTTCAAAAATATTTACCGCTCTTTCTGTCATTTCATCATCGATATGCAAGTGAAATACAGCCCGTAAACGTGTCGGGGAGACGGGAAGAATATCCAGACCGAATTTCATGAGTTTGTGGTGTAATTCTGCAGCAGGAATAGATAGTACATCAATCATGACGATATTTGTCTGGACTGTTTCAAGATTCACGGCCAATCCTCTCATTTGGGCCAGTTCATTGGCAAAAAATGCCGCCCGGGCGTGATCTTCAATCAGTCTGTCGATATGGTATTCAAAGGCATACTCTGCCGCTGCAGCTAAATATCCCGATTGACGCATACCACCACCAAAAACTTTTCGCCAGCGTTTCGCTTTATGAATGAATTCAGCCGATCCCAAAAGCATACTGCCAACGGGTGCCCCCAATCCCTTGCTGAAACAGACGGACACAGATTCAAAATACTGCGCATATTCCTGTAGTGGAATATGTGTTGCCACATGGGCATTCCAGATCCGGGCTCCGTCCAGATGCATGGGGAGTTCATATTTATCGGCAATTTTTCGGATATCCTGAATATTTTTCATGGGGATGATGGTTCCGCCCCCCCGGTTATGTGTATTTTCCAGCTCAATCAGTGCGGTTGGCGCGTGATGCACATTATCATCAAAACGGAGATTTTCTTCAACATATTCCGGATCCATAATTCCGTAATTACCTTTGACCGGCCGGATTTGTACACCGGATAACACGGCAGGTCCACCTCCTTCAAAGTTGAAAATATGGGCACCCATTTCACAAATGATTTCCTGCCCCGGCTGAGTATGAGTCCTGATGGCAATTTGGTTGCTCATAGTACCGCTGGGAACAAACAAACCGGCTTCCTTGCCAAATCGTTCGGAAACTTTTTTCTGGAGACGGATAACCGTGGGATCGTCACCCAGCACATCATCACCTACTTCTGCTTTCATCATGGCATTTACCATAGCAGGTGTGGGTTTTGTTATCGTGTCACTTCGTAAATCGATACGTTTCATGTAGTCTCCGTCATTTGTTTAAAATTCTCAAAGGACATCTCTCTCAGTACTTTTAACGAGGGAGGCTTACCTGCGTCATACCAGTGACTTACATCATGTTCAAAAGCAAAGATTTTATGCTTGTTTGACAGATGTAAGAACCAGGGAATCACTGAAAAGACGTCTTCTTCCGGAACGTGATTCAGTAATTCCGGGGACATTGAATATATCCCACTGAATGCCCGGGCTTTCAATGGATTTCTTGTATTGCCTATGATGAGTCTTTCATCTGTGTTCCTGTTTTCCCAGCCACAGAGTTTCATGGACTGATCCAGCAAGAGGTATCGACTTGATTTCCTGTCAGACACCAGAAGCAATGCATCCAAATCTTGTGAAATACTATATTCCATAAAAGACGATACATTGAAATCCGAAAAGATATCCACATTATGAACAAGGACATGAGAAAAATTTTCCAGAATAGGTCTTGCTTTTTTTAAAGCCCCGCCTGTATCCAACAGTCTATCTTTTTCAAGCGACATATGGATACGAATATCCGAATTAGATATTTGATATTCAGAAAGCCAGGCTATGAGTTTATCGGCATGGTGGTGGATATTGATGACAAAATCTGTGATACCTGCAGCACTTATCTTTTTTAAAATCCAAAAAATCATGGGTTTCCCTTGGACTTCAACAAGTGCCTTGGGAATATCTTTTGTTTCGTCTTTAAGCCGTTTTCCCAGACCGGCAGCCGGAATAAAGGCTATGTTTCGTTGTGTATCCATGATTCCTGATCCCGGTGATTCAGAATAACATTCAAATCATATTTATCCAACAGATGGCGGGCAAGGGCTTCAGCACAATAAACTGACCGGTGTTGACCTCCGGTACACCCAAAATTTACCTGCAGATGAGAAAAATGACGTTCGATATAGGATTCGACTGTTTGATCCACGATTTGATACACGTTTATCAGAAAATCATCCATTTCACTTTCCTTATTAAAAAAGCGGATGACTTCTTCATCTTTTCCGGTCAGTGATTTGTATTCATCATAGCGTCCCGGATTGTGAATTCCCCGGCAGTCAAAAACAAATCCTCCACCGTGTCCATGTGGATCCTCCGGTAATCCCCTGTGATAAGAAAAACTATTAATCGTGACGGTTAAATCTGATTTTTCCAAATTCTTTGTATATTTTTTCAGTGCTTTGGATTCAAGCATGTCTTCCAGAACATGTAAAAGGGTGGGGAGTTGTATGGGCCAGTCCACATTTTTCAATAGCCATTCCACGTTTTTCAGGGCATAAGGAATACTTTGAAGGAAGTGTCGTTTTCTCTCATAGAATCCTCGATACCCGTACGAACCCATTGCCTGCATAATCCGGATCAGGACATAACCATAATAATATTCGATAAAAGCATCCCGGTTTACAGGAAGATACTGTTCCAGTTGATCCAGGTAATATTCCAGGAGATATGACCGGATATCATAGGGGATATCTGCCTTCCCATCCCATAACAGAGAGGCAAGGTCATATTGAAGTGCCCCTTTTCGACCTCCCTGGTAATCAATAAACCAGGGATCCAGAGAATCTCCTCTGAGCATGATATTCCGGGATTGAAAGTCCCGGTAGAGAAAATAATCACAATCCACCTGCAGGAGAAAACCGGACAAGCGGTTAAAATCATCCTCCAAAAGTTGTTCATCAAAGGGGATATGCGCCAATTTTAAAAAGTAATACTTAAAATAAGACATATCCCACATCATAGATTGCTTATCAAAACTGTCACGTGGATAACAAACGCTGAAATCCAAACCGGATCGTCCTTCAATTTGAAAGCGGGGCAGGATTTCCAGAATTTTTTTATACACATTAATCAGTGTCCGTGGAAATATCTGAGATGTACGGACCTGGCGGGAATATCCAAAAAGAGTCAGATCCCCCAAATCCTCCAACAAATAACAATTGTTTTTTAGATCTTCACTGTACAGCTTTGGAACCGGAAAGTCTTTTTTCCTGAAGTGCTTGGTAAAGCTTAAAAAAGCAAGATTTTCTTTTTTATCCGGATTCGTTGCAGCAATATAGGTCTGTCCCGAATCATCAGACAAACGATAATAATGCCGGTCTGATCCGGAACGAGGAAGCGGAGAAACCGATCTGGGATATTCTCCCGAAAAATGCTTAAAGAGTTCCGACACCCGTTCCGTATCTTTCATCAAAATCCTTTCAATACATGTTTAAGTGAATTTAAAGAAAAGGGGATGAACTTCAAAACAGCTTCCTTACTCTAAGAATTCAAACAGTGGATAGTCGGCAGTTATTAGTCGACAGTCATCAGTCGGCAATTGGCAGTGACAAGGGTATTGGGGAGATTGGGGGATTGATTTGATTGATTCGATTGATTCGATTGGACCACTTGTCACGCGTCACGCGTTACTCGTCACTTTTTCAGTCGAAAGTTGGAAACTGTACCAACCCCTGAACTCATGAACCCCTGAACCCCTGAACCCTTGAACTCATTATTCCTTGAGTTCATCAAAAATTTCACCTATATTTTCCCGCTTTTTGACGTGCGGGTGTAGTTCAATGGCAGAACACCAGCTTCCCAAGCTGGATACGAGGGTTCGATTCCCTTCACCCGCTCTGTTCCATTTCTTGATGTTTAAATGAAAAGTATATAAATTTCTATCGGTTATCTAAACCATATCATTAAAGGATTATTGAAAATGAAAAAAAATCATATCATTATTCTTTTGATCAGTCTTGGTCTGATAGGACTGATTTTTCTCTTATGGTGGTATATCATACGGGAAACCTGAAAATATATCGGATAAGAGCTTGAAATGAATGTCAGATGACTTAAATGCTGGCTTCCAGTGATGGCGAATAAATTCCTGCCTGCCAATTATTTTAAATCCATTCAAATAAGTATTCAAAATGTAGACGATGAATAAAGAATCTTCCAACTCTCTTATATACCGGGATACATACAATTATGACCTGCCGGAAGAACTGATTGCCCAGTATCCGCTTAAAGACAGGGATCATTCCAGGCTTTTAGTGTTGAAGAGAGATACCGGTCATATTGAGCACAAGACCTTTGATCATTTGCCTGATTTACTTCAACCCGGTGATTTACTTGTGTTTAATGAGACAAAAGTCATTTCTGCCCGCCTGAAAGGACATAAAACGACTGGAGGAAAAGCTGAAATATTTCTGCTGAATCAAAAAGATGAATGCCATTGGGAATGTCTTGTTAAGCCGGGACGCCGTTTGCGTCCGGGGACAGCTGTTACTTTTTCCGATACGTTCAAAGCGGAAATTAAGGATGTCCTGGAAGAAGGGGGGAGGCTCGTTAAATTTATCTGGGAAGGTGATTTTTGGAATACCCTTGAGGAACATGGCCAGATCCCCCTTCCACCTTATGTCCACCGGGAACCGGAACCTTCAGATAAAGATCATTACCAGACTGTATATGCCCGTACATACGGTTCGGTGGCTGCCCATACAGCCGGACTTCATTTTACACCGGAAATCTTGGATAAATTATCAATGAAAGGCGTAGAAACAGCTTTTGTCAATCTCCGTGTCGGGTTGGGCACATTTAGACCGGTAAAAACAAAACGTATCGATCAACATACCATGCATCGCGAGTATTGTGAAATTCCCATACATACGGCGAATACTGTAAATCAAGCTCTGAATGAAGGCAGGCGTGTTATCGCTGTCGGAACCACCTCCACCCGAACCCTGGAAAGTTTTGCAGAAAATGGAAGAGTGAAGTCCGGTGGACATTTCACGGACATTTTTATCTATCCTGGCGGAAGACCTATTCAAATCATCAACGGCCTGATTACCAATTTCCACATGCCCAAATCCACACTCCTGATGCTTGTATCTGCCTTTGCCGGGTACGAAAACATTATGAATGCTTATAATATCGCTGTTCAAAAGAAATATCGTTTTTTCAGTTATGGCGATGCGATGATGATACTTTAAGAGTTATGAGTGTTGAGGGGAGAGTAGTGAGTTGGAGTTTTGAGTTGAGAGTTGTTGAGAGTTATTGAGAGTTATTGAGAGGATAAAAACCAATATGATTTAATATAATAAATAGTGTTAATTTATCATTGTAAAAAACCAACTATTGTTTTACAGAATGTGTTGTTTAAAAAAAAGCAATTGATTACTTTTATTATATCATTACTTATCAAAAATTATCATGTATGACAAAATGATGATTAAGCT
This window of the Candidatus Neomarinimicrobiota bacterium genome carries:
- the msrB gene encoding peptide-methionine (R)-S-oxide reductase MsrB, which gives rise to MNLSKLTAIAIIILMANAVVSGENMSDQDKQKLYKNLSPESYHVAVECGTEPPFSGKYLYNKEEGTYVCIVCGNPLFSSETKYDSGSGWPSFTDVLKSENIKTKTDFRYGLQRTEVKCAQCDAHLGHVFEDGPGKTGLRYCINSAALDFSQDSLKTDP
- a CDS encoding GntG family PLP-dependent aldolase is translated as MKRIDLRSDTITKPTPAMVNAMMKAEVGDDVLGDDPTVIRLQKKVSERFGKEAGLFVPSGTMSNQIAIRTHTQPGQEIICEMGAHIFNFEGGGPAVLSGVQIRPVKGNYGIMDPEYVEENLRFDDNVHHAPTALIELENTHNRGGGTIIPMKNIQDIRKIADKYELPMHLDGARIWNAHVATHIPLQEYAQYFESVSVCFSKGLGAPVGSMLLGSAEFIHKAKRWRKVFGGGMRQSGYLAAAAEYAFEYHIDRLIEDHARAAFFANELAQMRGLAVNLETVQTNIVMIDVLSIPAAELHHKLMKFGLDILPVSPTRLRAVFHLHIDDEMTERAVNIFERVMSDEC
- a CDS encoding nucleotidyltransferase family protein; this translates as MDTQRNIAFIPAAGLGKRLKDETKDIPKALVEVQGKPMIFWILKKISAAGITDFVINIHHHADKLIAWLSEYQISNSDIRIHMSLEKDRLLDTGGALKKARPILENFSHVLVHNVDIFSDFNVSSFMEYSISQDLDALLLVSDRKSSRYLLLDQSMKLCGWENRNTDERLIIGNTRNPLKARAFSGIYSMSPELLNHVPEEDVFSVIPWFLHLSNKHKIFAFEHDVSHWYDAGKPPSLKVLREMSFENFKQMTETT
- the queA_1 gene encoding tRNA preQ1(34) S-adenosylmethionine ribosyltransferase-isomerase QueA; translation: MNKESSNSLIYRDTYNYDLPEELIAQYPLKDRDHSRLLVLKRDTGHIEHKTFDHLPDLLQPGDLLVFNETKVISARLKGHKTTGGKAEIFLLNQKDECHWECLVKPGRRLRPGTAVTFSDTFKAEIKDVLEEGGRLVKFIWEGDFWNTLEEHGQIPLPPYVHREPEPSDKDHYQTVYARTYGSVAAHTAGLHFTPEILDKLSMKGVETAFVNLRVGLGTFRPVKTKRIDQHTMHREYCEIPIHTANTVNQALNEGRRVIAVGTTSTRTLESFAENGRVKSGGHFTDIFIYPGGRPIQIINGLITNFHMPKSTLLMLVSAFAGYENIMNAYNIAVQKKYRFFSYGDAMMIL
- a CDS encoding RNase adapter RapZ, encoding MKDTERVSELFKHFSGEYPRSVSPLPRSGSDRHYYRLSDDSGQTYIAATNPDKKENLAFLSFTKHFRKKDFPVPKLYSEDLKNNCYLLEDLGDLTLFGYSRQVRTSQIFPRTLINVYKKILEILPRFQIEGRSGLDFSVCYPRDSFDKQSMMWDMSYFKYYFLKLAHIPFDEQLLEDDFNRLSGFLLQVDCDYFLYRDFQSRNIMLRGDSLDPWFIDYQGGRKGALQYDLASLLWDGKADIPYDIRSYLLEYYLDQLEQYLPVNRDAFIEYYYGYVLIRIMQAMGSYGYRGFYERKRHFLQSIPYALKNVEWLLKNVDWPIQLPTLLHVLEDMLESKALKKYTKNLEKSDLTVTINSFSYHRGLPEDPHGHGGGFVFDCRGIHNPGRYDEYKSLTGKDEEVIRFFNKESEMDDFLINVYQIVDQTVESYIERHFSHLQVNFGCTGGQHRSVYCAEALARHLLDKYDLNVILNHRDQESWIHNET
- a CDS encoding ABC transporter permease is translated as MRRFIGFLKKEFLHIFRDSRTLVVLFGIPIAQLLIFGFVIVNDIKHIDVLVIDHSGDEVTQDMIQKLSGNPYFNIVSNRNDERYEDLFKKGTIQEVLVFEKQFARNYIQGNPATVQLLADGSEPNTAHLIVNYTQGVLQSYLSNSYSDQSIPGFYVRMFYNEELRSPHVFVPGTMALILMLISAMMTSISITREKEMGSMEILLASPMRPAQIIAGKVLPYLLLSVINAVIIIALGFYVFHVPIEGSLILLLAESILFIAMALALGIMISAVSPNQQVAMMISMFALMMPTMLLSGFIFPIDSMPIPLQWFSILMPPRWFIVILKRIMLKGVSFTYVWKETAIISGMFIFFLVVSIRKFKIRLE
- a CDS encoding ABC transporter permease, which codes for MAVLVFAATFDLKHIDIAVVDPRPTQSSRQIIASLQGNPLYSVNTFTHVADAEKYFLMDEKDLILVFPIHFEKKTFDKGFEVQILADAVNSRSAQLAVAYLQETLIKHVPGIFMNVSGLSERTTQKARINVIPRYLYNPDLDYKQYMFPGLIVVVTSAVGIFLTAFNIVREKEVGTIEQVNVSPIHKTVFIVGKLIPFWIIAIFEMSFGLLIGHLFYDITVAGPLGDLFIFTVAYLLLGLGLGLLLSTFAHTQQQVMFLSWFFMMIFILMSGLFTSIESMPLWAQKANILNPMAHFMKVIRMIMLKGSTLSDVLRTFLFILGYAFVVLLAAVIRYRKNE